A portion of the Adhaeribacter radiodurans genome contains these proteins:
- the nagA gene encoding N-acetylglucosamine-6-phosphate deacetylase, protein MIPQKLKLYNGRIITPYRIIPNGTILINEGKITAVSEGNIEVADAREIDVQGKYIAPGFIDIHVHGGGGHDFMDGTEEAFLKIAETHARYGTTAMLPTTLTSTHEELLQTLEIYEQADKNNKKGAQFLGLHLEGPYFAMTQRGAQDPRYIRDPDPKEYTDILARSASIKRWSAAPELKGAIEFGQYLRSKGILAAVAHTDAIYEHVIEAFENGYTLATHLYSAMSGVTRRNAFRYAGVIESAFILDEMDVEIIADGIHLPPPLLKLVYKTKGPDRTALITDAMRAAGMPPGESILGSKHNGLKVIVEDDVAKLPDRSSFAGSVATTDRLVRNMVFQADVPLVDAVRMMTSTPARILGILEKKGTLAVGKDADIVVFDSNITIDSTIIKGEVVYFV, encoded by the coding sequence ATGATTCCACAAAAGTTAAAATTATACAATGGTAGAATAATTACGCCTTACCGAATTATTCCTAATGGCACCATATTAATAAACGAGGGTAAAATTACCGCGGTAAGTGAAGGAAATATAGAAGTAGCCGATGCGCGGGAAATAGATGTGCAGGGGAAATACATTGCGCCGGGTTTTATTGATATTCATGTGCACGGCGGTGGCGGGCACGATTTTATGGATGGTACGGAAGAAGCTTTTTTAAAAATAGCAGAGACGCATGCCCGGTATGGCACCACGGCTATGCTACCAACTACCCTTACCAGTACGCACGAAGAATTACTGCAAACACTTGAAATTTACGAGCAGGCCGATAAAAATAATAAAAAAGGCGCTCAGTTTCTGGGGTTACATTTAGAAGGTCCTTACTTTGCTATGACCCAGCGGGGGGCGCAGGACCCTCGTTACATTCGCGACCCCGACCCAAAAGAATATACCGATATCCTGGCTCGTTCTGCTTCGATTAAACGCTGGAGTGCCGCTCCGGAATTAAAAGGAGCGATTGAATTTGGTCAGTATTTACGTTCCAAAGGAATTTTAGCCGCCGTTGCGCATACCGATGCTATTTACGAGCACGTTATTGAAGCTTTTGAAAATGGCTATACCCTGGCTACACATCTTTACTCGGCTATGTCGGGGGTTACCCGCCGAAATGCTTTCCGCTACGCCGGGGTAATTGAAAGCGCTTTTATCCTCGACGAAATGGACGTGGAAATAATTGCTGACGGCATTCATTTGCCGCCGCCGCTTTTAAAACTGGTTTACAAAACTAAAGGCCCAGACCGGACAGCATTAATCACCGATGCCATGCGGGCAGCCGGAATGCCCCCCGGCGAGAGTATTTTAGGAAGTAAACACAACGGTTTAAAAGTAATTGTAGAAGACGACGTAGCCAAATTACCCGACCGAAGTTCTTTTGCTGGCAGCGTAGCCACCACCGACCGCTTGGTACGGAATATGGTTTTTCAGGCCGATGTTCCTTTAGTAGATGCCGTTCGAATGATGACCAGTACCCCAGCTAGAATTTTAGGAATTTTAGAAAAGAAAGGAACGCTGGCAGTTGGTAAAGATGCCGACATAGTAGTATTTGATTCAAACATTACTATAGATTCTACTATTATTAAAGGAGAAGTAGTTTATTTTGTTTAG
- a CDS encoding sugar MFS transporter, with the protein MNKTIEVTTNKPTSLVAVSSLSKRDTVISILIIGLLFFIFGFVSWVNAILIPYFKIACELTHFKAYLVTFAFYISYFFMSVPASFFLKKVGFKKGMMFGFWTMAVGAFIFVPAAYTRTYEIFLIGLFTIGVGLAILQTAANPYITVLGPKERAAQRISIMGICNKGAGILAPIIFAAVILKANDTELFTQLATMGEAEKNTALDALIRRVIVPYTCIGVVLLGLGLLVRYSPLPDINTEQETAEVALANSDKTSILQFPHLILGAFAIFLHVGTQVIAIDTIIGYANSMHIDLMEAKVFPSYTLFVTICGYILGIIFIPKFISQVNTLRLFTLMGAVFTLFILFAKGQVSFLGHTSDVSIWFVVLLGLANSLVWAGIWPLALDGLGRFTKIGASVMIMGLCGNAILPLFYGYFADAYDVRTAYWVLFPCYLYLVFYAFRGHRIRSWK; encoded by the coding sequence ATGAACAAAACGATAGAAGTAACCACCAACAAACCAACTTCATTGGTAGCTGTTAGTTCTTTAAGCAAGCGCGATACGGTTATTTCTATTCTTATTATTGGTCTGCTGTTTTTTATTTTTGGGTTTGTGTCCTGGGTAAATGCCATTCTGATTCCTTATTTTAAAATAGCCTGCGAACTGACTCATTTTAAAGCTTACCTGGTAACTTTTGCTTTTTACATTTCTTACTTTTTCATGTCGGTTCCGGCTTCCTTTTTTCTAAAAAAAGTAGGTTTTAAAAAGGGAATGATGTTTGGATTTTGGACCATGGCCGTCGGGGCTTTTATTTTTGTTCCGGCAGCTTATACTCGTACCTATGAAATATTTTTAATTGGATTGTTTACCATTGGGGTAGGTTTGGCTATTCTGCAAACGGCAGCTAATCCTTACATCACCGTATTAGGTCCCAAAGAACGCGCGGCCCAGCGCATTAGTATCATGGGCATTTGTAACAAAGGAGCGGGCATTCTGGCCCCCATAATCTTTGCCGCGGTAATTCTAAAAGCAAACGACACGGAATTGTTCACCCAATTGGCTACCATGGGTGAAGCTGAAAAAAACACGGCTCTGGATGCTTTAATTCGCCGGGTAATTGTGCCTTACACCTGTATTGGTGTGGTACTTTTAGGTTTAGGTTTACTGGTTCGGTACTCGCCTCTGCCAGATATTAATACCGAACAAGAAACGGCAGAAGTAGCTTTAGCCAATTCCGACAAAACCAGTATTCTTCAGTTTCCCCACTTAATTTTAGGCGCTTTTGCTATTTTTCTCCACGTTGGTACCCAGGTAATTGCCATTGATACCATTATCGGCTATGCCAATTCCATGCACATTGATTTAATGGAAGCTAAAGTTTTTCCGTCCTATACCTTATTTGTCACTATTTGCGGGTACATTCTGGGAATTATTTTTATCCCAAAATTTATCAGCCAGGTAAATACTTTGCGCTTATTTACCTTAATGGGCGCGGTTTTTACTTTATTCATCCTCTTTGCCAAAGGACAGGTTTCATTTTTAGGCCATACTTCGGACGTCTCCATCTGGTTTGTGGTGTTGTTAGGCTTAGCGAACTCACTGGTTTGGGCCGGCATCTGGCCTTTAGCCTTAGATGGATTAGGCCGATTTACTAAAATCGGTGCTTCCGTTATGATTATGGGTTTATGCGGCAATGCCATTCTGCCTTTATTTTACGGCTATTTTGCCGATGCTTACGACGTTCGCACTGCTTATTGGGTATTATTTCCGTGTTACCTTTACCTGGTATTTTACGCTTTCCGGGGGCACCGCATCCGGAGTTGGAAATAA
- the rodA gene encoding rod shape-determining protein RodA produces MESLGKLADKPGLFKLETLMVRQGDRISRNIDWITVSLYAALVILGWINVYAAVFNPDSHPSIFDFTMNSGKQLIWIGAAIVLIIVLLVIDYKAYDSFAYLIYAFTIFMLLVTLVLATPIKGSRSWLVIGELRLQPAEFAKFATALAVSKFMSNVDLQQQNWRDHAKLSAITLLPPLLIILSNETGSALVFGAFLLAFFREGMSPIILIIVAVVAALFILTLIFPKFYLIGVITLLVGTYLWLNQRLLRKIKLIGLLYAAVVVIIFSVDFLVSNVLQPHQRSRINAFINPEADPLGDGWNVIQSKIAIGSGGILGKGFLQGTQTKFDFVPEQSTDFIFCTIGEEHGWLGSMLLIVLFMGLLTRIIFIAERQKSVFGRTYGYCVASIIFFHFLVNVGMTIGLAPVVGIPLPFFSYGGSSLWSFTILLFILLALDTHRKQDLSRAI; encoded by the coding sequence ATGGAATCGTTGGGAAAATTGGCTGATAAACCAGGATTATTTAAGCTCGAAACATTAATGGTGCGGCAAGGAGATAGAATATCCCGGAACATAGATTGGATTACCGTAAGCTTATATGCAGCCCTGGTTATTTTAGGTTGGATAAACGTATATGCGGCTGTTTTTAATCCGGATTCCCACCCGAGCATCTTCGATTTTACTATGAATTCAGGGAAACAGCTGATTTGGATTGGCGCAGCAATAGTATTAATTATTGTATTGCTGGTAATTGATTACAAAGCATACGATTCTTTTGCCTACCTGATTTATGCTTTTACCATTTTTATGCTGTTGGTAACGCTGGTGTTGGCTACTCCTATAAAAGGGTCGCGATCGTGGCTGGTAATTGGAGAACTACGTTTGCAGCCCGCCGAGTTTGCTAAGTTTGCTACAGCCTTAGCTGTTTCTAAGTTTATGAGTAACGTAGATTTACAACAGCAAAACTGGCGCGACCACGCAAAATTATCAGCTATTACTTTATTGCCGCCTTTATTAATTATACTTTCGAATGAAACGGGTTCGGCACTGGTATTTGGGGCATTTTTACTTGCTTTTTTTCGCGAAGGCATGTCGCCGATAATTTTAATTATAGTGGCGGTAGTAGCTGCATTATTTATTCTAACCCTGATTTTTCCGAAGTTTTATCTGATTGGAGTTATTACTTTGTTAGTAGGTACTTATCTCTGGCTAAATCAACGATTGCTACGCAAGATTAAGCTTATTGGGCTATTGTATGCGGCAGTGGTTGTAATTATTTTCAGCGTAGATTTTTTGGTAAGTAACGTTTTGCAGCCGCACCAGCGCAGCCGCATTAATGCTTTTATTAACCCCGAAGCAGATCCGTTGGGTGATGGTTGGAACGTTATCCAATCTAAAATTGCTATTGGCTCGGGCGGCATATTGGGCAAGGGATTTTTACAAGGTACCCAAACCAAGTTCGATTTTGTGCCGGAACAAAGTACTGACTTTATATTTTGCACCATTGGCGAAGAGCATGGCTGGTTAGGCAGTATGTTGCTGATTGTTTTATTTATGGGTTTACTTACCCGTATAATTTTTATTGCCGAACGGCAAAAATCGGTGTTTGGGCGTACCTATGGCTATTGCGTTGCTTCTATTATTTTCTTTCATTTTCTGGTAAATGTAGGCATGACCATTGGGTTAGCGCCGGTAGTTGGTATTCCTTTGCCGTTTTTTAGCTATGGTGGTTCTTCGTTATGGTCGTTTACCATTCTGCTCTTTATTTTATTGGCCTTGGATACGCACCGGAAACAGGATTTAAGCCGCGCTATTTAA
- the mrdA gene encoding penicillin-binding protein 2, producing the protein MRYLESRKYVVQGIFFTVGIVFALKLFYIQVLDPKYKLAAENNAIQKIVQYPFRGLIYDRNGKLLVQNIPVYDLMVVPKEIKGIDTTRFCQLFRISIEEFRQKIKEAKLYSYVKPSPFLPKLTTQEFAAIQDNLIEFPGFYINARTVRGYSHQSLSHALGYIGEVSPNQLAKPEYAHYTPGDYIGKSGIELKYEKYLMGKKGVKYKMVNVRGIDKGPFRNGEYDTLAVAGQDLVSTIDLELQQYGEKLMAGKRGTVVAIEPATGEILSFISAPFYDPNLLTGKELGKNYLSLLRDPDKPLLNRPQSSKYPPGSIFKLVQALIALDQGVITPETGFPCNQSLVKCAHGHPYPKNLAIGIENSCNPYFYMVFKNVVNRGKSRNVFTDTRLGLDDWRKEVLTFGFANKLGVDLPYEVRGNIPTSSYYDRVHGRNHWKYPTIYSLSIGQGETETSPLQMANLMATIANKGYYITPHIVKSVGKNKQPLPEFQEKCYTSIDQKHFEPVIEGMAQVVSSRWGTGWWANLSGLGIEICGKTGTVQNARGRDHAVFVAFAPRQNPKIAIAVYIENAGFGSVSSSPLASLMIQKYLTGKITGPQWNRWENWLINQDYLSSKH; encoded by the coding sequence TTGAGATATTTAGAAAGTCGAAAATATGTAGTTCAGGGCATATTTTTTACGGTGGGGATTGTATTTGCGCTCAAGCTGTTTTATATCCAAGTACTTGACCCGAAGTACAAGCTGGCCGCCGAAAATAATGCCATTCAAAAAATTGTACAGTATCCTTTTCGAGGTTTAATCTACGACCGAAATGGTAAGTTGCTGGTGCAAAATATTCCGGTTTATGATTTGATGGTGGTGCCTAAAGAAATCAAAGGTATTGATACAACGCGTTTCTGTCAGTTATTCCGGATATCCATAGAAGAATTCCGGCAGAAAATAAAAGAAGCTAAATTATACTCGTACGTAAAACCTTCCCCTTTTTTACCTAAGCTTACCACACAAGAGTTTGCCGCTATTCAGGATAATTTAATTGAATTTCCGGGTTTTTACATTAATGCCCGTACGGTACGTGGCTACTCGCACCAAAGTTTGTCGCATGCGTTGGGTTATATAGGGGAGGTAAGCCCTAACCAATTAGCTAAACCAGAATATGCCCATTATACTCCCGGCGATTACATTGGTAAAAGCGGCATAGAGCTTAAATACGAAAAGTATTTAATGGGTAAAAAGGGTGTTAAGTACAAAATGGTGAATGTTCGGGGCATAGACAAAGGCCCTTTTAGAAACGGCGAATACGATACCTTAGCCGTAGCCGGTCAGGATTTAGTAAGTACCATTGATTTGGAACTGCAACAGTACGGCGAAAAGTTAATGGCGGGTAAACGCGGTACAGTAGTAGCTATTGAGCCGGCAACCGGCGAAATATTATCCTTTATTTCGGCGCCGTTTTATGATCCGAATTTACTTACCGGAAAAGAATTAGGTAAAAACTACTTAAGTTTATTACGAGACCCAGATAAACCATTATTAAACCGGCCCCAAAGCTCTAAATATCCCCCAGGTTCTATTTTTAAGCTAGTACAAGCTTTAATAGCCTTGGATCAGGGGGTAATTACTCCCGAAACAGGATTTCCTTGTAACCAGTCTTTAGTAAAATGTGCGCATGGGCACCCATATCCTAAAAATTTGGCTATCGGGATTGAGAATTCCTGTAATCCATACTTTTACATGGTTTTTAAAAACGTGGTAAACCGCGGAAAATCCCGTAATGTTTTTACCGATACCCGATTAGGATTAGATGATTGGAGAAAAGAGGTATTAACTTTTGGCTTTGCCAATAAACTGGGAGTAGATTTACCCTACGAAGTCCGGGGGAATATTCCTACATCATCGTACTACGATCGTGTGCATGGCCGTAATCATTGGAAATACCCTACTATTTATTCCTTAAGTATTGGGCAGGGCGAAACAGAGACAAGCCCCCTGCAAATGGCTAATTTAATGGCTACCATTGCCAACAAAGGGTATTACATTACGCCACATATTGTTAAAAGTGTAGGTAAAAACAAGCAACCCTTACCCGAGTTTCAGGAAAAGTGCTACACGTCAATTGATCAGAAACATTTCGAACCGGTGATTGAAGGTATGGCGCAAGTGGTATCTTCGCGCTGGGGAACTGGCTGGTGGGCCAATTTAAGTGGATTAGGCATTGAGATTTGCGGTAAAACCGGTACGGTACAAAATGCCCGAGGCCGTGACCACGCTGTTTTTGTGGCCTTTGCCCCCAGACAAAATCCAAAAATTGCTATTGCCGTTTACATCGAAAACGCTGGCTTCGGTTCAGTATCATCCTCTCCTTTGGCTAGTTTAATGATTCAGAAATACCTGACTGGTAAAATAACGGGTCCTCAATGGAATCGTTGGGAAAATTGGCTGATAAACCAGGATTATTTAAGCTCGAAACATTAA
- the mreC gene encoding rod shape-determining protein MreC, with protein MRNLFAFIYRYRAFLVFILLEIGCGYLIIRNNKYQNAAFFNSANYYVGEVLAFRSQVFDYFRLVQVNQTLVQENTNLRQQLYRIQAIRAHDSLPAFSDSVFIQTDSIPTYDSLKIRLAHEYIPAKVINNSIRQLNNFLTLNVGSADGISPGMGVIAAEGLIGRVKTVSLHFATVTSLLHSKMFIAAKIKSRLPGTNNTIGTIKWDGADARMALLDYVPLDKKIVKGDTIVSSGYNAVYPDGVLIGTIVSASRESDKSFYTIKIKLAVDFSRLSFVYVVKNKFQAEQDSLEIKSGVIPSE; from the coding sequence ATGCGGAATTTATTTGCGTTCATATATCGCTACCGGGCATTTCTGGTTTTTATTTTACTGGAAATTGGGTGCGGGTACCTTATTATCCGGAATAATAAATACCAGAATGCCGCATTTTTTAATTCCGCTAATTATTACGTCGGAGAAGTATTAGCTTTTCGGAGCCAGGTATTCGATTATTTCCGCCTGGTACAAGTAAATCAGACGCTGGTGCAGGAAAATACGAACCTCAGGCAGCAGCTTTACCGCATACAAGCTATCCGGGCGCACGATAGTTTACCGGCATTTTCCGATTCAGTTTTTATTCAGACCGATAGTATTCCTACTTACGATTCGTTAAAAATCCGCTTGGCGCACGAGTATATTCCGGCCAAAGTTATTAATAATTCTATCCGTCAGTTAAATAATTTTTTAACCCTTAATGTAGGCAGCGCCGATGGTATAAGTCCGGGTATGGGAGTAATAGCTGCCGAAGGATTAATTGGACGGGTAAAAACAGTTTCGCTGCATTTTGCTACGGTTACGTCGTTGCTGCATAGTAAAATGTTTATTGCCGCTAAAATTAAGAGCCGCTTGCCTGGCACAAATAATACCATAGGTACTATAAAATGGGACGGTGCCGATGCCCGAATGGCGCTATTGGATTACGTGCCTTTAGACAAAAAAATTGTAAAAGGGGATACAATAGTTTCATCGGGCTATAACGCCGTTTATCCCGATGGTGTGCTAATTGGTACTATTGTTTCAGCGAGCCGGGAATCAGATAAAAGTTTTTACACGATTAAAATAAAATTAGCCGTTGATTTTTCCCGTTTATCGTTTGTGTACGTGGTAAAAAATAAATTTCAGGCCGAACAGGATTCTTTAGAAATTAAAAGCGGAGTAATACCAAGTGAATAG
- a CDS encoding rod shape-determining protein gives MGLFNFLTSDIAIDLGTANTLIIHNDKIVIDEPSIIAIDRTTNKVLAVGRSAMQMHEKTHDNIKTIRPLKDGVIADFHAAEEMIRGLIKMIDTGNRLFQPSHRMVICIPSGITEVEKRAVRDSAEHAGAKEVWMIQEPMAAAIGIGIDVEQPIGTMIVDIGGGTTEIAVIALSGIVCDQSIRVAGDVFNKDILDHMRRQHNLLIGERSAEKIKIEVGAALTDLETPPADYEIRGRDLMTGIPKVIKVTYTEIAIALDKSVSKIEEAVLKALEIAPPELSADIYDNGIHLTGGGAMLRGLDKRLAAKTKLPIHIAEDPLRAVVRGTGAAIKNINGFKNVLLT, from the coding sequence ATGGGATTATTCAATTTTTTAACTAGTGATATAGCTATTGATCTGGGTACGGCCAATACCCTCATCATTCATAACGATAAAATTGTAATCGATGAACCTTCTATTATTGCCATCGATCGCACCACTAATAAAGTTTTAGCCGTAGGCCGGAGTGCCATGCAAATGCACGAAAAAACCCACGATAATATTAAAACTATCCGGCCTTTAAAAGATGGTGTAATTGCCGACTTTCATGCCGCCGAAGAAATGATTCGGGGTTTAATTAAAATGATTGATACGGGTAATCGCTTGTTTCAACCTTCGCATCGCATGGTTATCTGTATTCCGTCGGGCATTACCGAAGTAGAAAAGCGGGCTGTGCGCGACTCGGCCGAACATGCCGGAGCCAAGGAAGTATGGATGATTCAGGAACCAATGGCTGCTGCTATTGGCATTGGGATTGATGTGGAACAGCCCATTGGTACCATGATCGTGGATATTGGCGGCGGAACCACCGAAATTGCCGTAATTGCACTTTCGGGTATTGTATGCGACCAGTCTATTCGGGTAGCCGGCGATGTATTTAATAAAGATATTCTCGATCATATGCGTCGTCAGCATAATTTACTCATTGGCGAACGCTCGGCCGAAAAAATTAAAATAGAAGTAGGAGCGGCCCTTACAGATTTAGAAACTCCGCCCGCCGATTATGAAATTCGTGGCCGTGATTTAATGACGGGCATTCCTAAGGTAATAAAAGTTACCTACACCGAAATTGCCATTGCCTTGGATAAATCGGTTTCTAAAATTGAAGAAGCTGTTTTAAAAGCTTTAGAAATAGCCCCACCAGAATTGTCAGCCGATATTTACGACAATGGCATTCATTTAACCGGCGGCGGTGCCATGTTGCGGGGCTTAGATAAACGTCTAGCCGCTAAAACCAAACTGCCTATTCATATTGCCGAAGATCCTTTGCGCGCCGTAGTACGGGGTACGGGAGCTGCCATTAAAAATATAAACGGTTTTAAGAACGTGCTGCTCACCTAA
- a CDS encoding family 20 glycosylhydrolase, giving the protein MKNYACSLLFLCISFFVMQTPALAQQKLDTLLVVRGFCIGAPKPQGVDAFVTFINEELAPRKVNTLILRVDFNFQFESHPELRDSVALSKADVKKLVAACKTNNIRIIPQINLLGHQSWATTTYNLLRVYPTFDETPHVKMPAKYEWPNPDNLYCKSYCPLHPGVHPVVFALVDEITEAFETDAFHAGMDEVFYIGDDKCPRCSGRDKAELFAGEVKKIRDHLAQNKKELWIWGDRLIDGKTTGMGIWEASFNNTHRAIDMIPKDVVICDWHYERPDQTAVYFAMKGFQVITCPWRQPTVALAQVDDMLKFRTSATKEMKDRYQGMMQTVWSGAEAFLDGYYGRKIDAEAGENTPWNTFRTMYAKITDLDKPAKKERKGKKKK; this is encoded by the coding sequence ATGAAAAACTACGCGTGTAGCCTGCTATTTCTTTGTATAAGTTTTTTCGTGATGCAAACTCCGGCTCTGGCTCAACAAAAACTAGACACCTTGCTGGTTGTTCGAGGGTTTTGTATTGGGGCGCCTAAACCCCAGGGGGTAGATGCCTTTGTTACTTTTATTAACGAAGAACTGGCTCCCCGCAAGGTAAATACCCTAATTTTACGGGTTGATTTTAATTTCCAATTCGAAAGCCATCCGGAGTTGCGCGATTCGGTAGCTTTATCTAAAGCCGACGTTAAAAAGCTCGTTGCAGCCTGCAAAACAAATAATATCCGGATTATTCCTCAAATAAATTTACTGGGCCACCAATCCTGGGCAACTACTACGTATAACTTATTGCGCGTATACCCTACTTTCGACGAAACGCCCCACGTAAAAATGCCGGCTAAGTACGAATGGCCGAATCCAGATAATTTGTATTGTAAAAGTTACTGCCCGCTGCACCCGGGAGTACATCCGGTGGTTTTTGCGTTAGTGGACGAAATTACCGAAGCTTTTGAAACCGATGCTTTTCACGCCGGAATGGACGAAGTTTTCTACATTGGCGATGATAAATGTCCGCGTTGCTCCGGTCGCGACAAAGCTGAGCTTTTTGCCGGAGAAGTAAAGAAAATCCGCGACCACCTGGCGCAAAATAAAAAAGAATTATGGATTTGGGGTGACCGGTTAATAGATGGCAAAACAACCGGTATGGGCATCTGGGAAGCCAGCTTCAACAACACCCATCGGGCAATTGATATGATACCCAAAGACGTAGTAATTTGCGACTGGCACTACGAACGGCCTGACCAGACTGCCGTTTACTTTGCCATGAAGGGATTTCAGGTAATTACCTGTCCTTGGCGGCAACCTACTGTAGCTTTGGCTCAGGTAGATGATATGTTAAAATTCCGGACATCGGCTACTAAGGAAATGAAAGACCGCTATCAGGGAATGATGCAAACAGTTTGGTCGGGAGCCGAAGCTTTCCTGGATGGTTACTACGGTCGAAAAATAGATGCCGAAGCCGGTGAAAACACGCCCTGGAATACTTTTAGAACCATGTATGCTAAAATTACAGATTTAGATAAACCCGCTAAAAAAGAGCGCAAAGGAAAAAAGAAAAAATAG
- a CDS encoding heparan-alpha-glucosaminide N-acetyltransferase domain-containing protein, translating into MALTQTQLVSDAPDLKPVSAAPTSPNRLASIDILRAITMVLMIFVNDLWSLKNIPAWLEHVPRGVDGMGLADTIFPAFLFIVGMSLPLAIANRKAKGDSNFTLLGHIVTRTIGLLVMGLFLVNGEYINAAATGMPRVVWYSLSCISFILIWNIYPASIKTQTARILQGVGIAILLVLAFLYRGGEDDAANRFSIYWWGILGLIGWSYFTSALITLFAGKRQVIIVAAWVLFCGLSMVAAAKLIPEGSIIQLLPSPILGGTLVALSLGGALTTLLFKYLQKQNSPSKTTQAFIAISAGLILLGFYTRTFWGIAKLGATPPWLFICSALTILTFLVIYWIADVSGKARWFAFIKPAGTDTLLCYLMPYFAYAGVQLLNIHWPEFMLTGGVGLLKSFVFALLCVWVAGLLSKKGIRLKL; encoded by the coding sequence ATGGCCCTTACGCAAACCCAGCTCGTTTCTGATGCTCCGGATTTAAAACCTGTTTCTGCGGCTCCAACTTCTCCCAACCGCTTAGCTTCTATAGATATTTTGCGGGCTATAACTATGGTTCTCATGATATTTGTAAATGACCTCTGGTCGTTAAAAAATATTCCGGCCTGGTTAGAACACGTTCCCCGAGGGGTAGATGGCATGGGACTAGCCGACACCATATTTCCGGCTTTTTTATTTATTGTTGGAATGTCGCTTCCATTGGCCATAGCCAATCGTAAAGCAAAAGGCGACAGTAATTTTACTTTATTGGGGCATATTGTAACCCGAACAATAGGTTTGCTGGTAATGGGTTTATTTCTGGTAAACGGCGAATACATTAATGCTGCCGCAACCGGTATGCCCCGGGTAGTATGGTATTCCCTTTCCTGTATTTCTTTCATTCTTATCTGGAACATTTATCCTGCTTCTATTAAAACCCAAACAGCCCGTATTTTGCAAGGCGTTGGCATTGCTATATTGCTCGTACTAGCTTTCCTTTACCGGGGCGGCGAAGACGATGCTGCTAATCGTTTTTCTATTTATTGGTGGGGCATTCTGGGGTTAATTGGTTGGTCGTATTTTACCAGTGCGCTTATTACTTTATTTGCCGGGAAACGGCAGGTGATTATTGTGGCCGCCTGGGTATTGTTCTGCGGTTTAAGCATGGTGGCGGCGGCCAAATTAATTCCGGAAGGCAGCATAATCCAACTTCTGCCCAGTCCTATTCTGGGGGGTACTCTGGTAGCTCTTAGTTTGGGAGGCGCTTTAACTACTTTGCTTTTTAAATACCTGCAAAAACAAAACTCGCCTAGTAAAACCACACAAGCTTTTATTGCTATTTCAGCAGGACTGATTTTACTCGGCTTTTATACCCGCACGTTTTGGGGAATTGCTAAACTGGGGGCTACTCCGCCTTGGTTATTTATCTGCAGCGCCTTAACCATTCTTACTTTTTTAGTTATTTATTGGATAGCCGATGTAAGTGGCAAAGCGCGTTGGTTTGCATTTATAAAACCCGCCGGAACCGACACTTTGCTGTGTTACTTAATGCCTTACTTTGCCTATGCCGGGGTACAGCTTTTAAATATTCATTGGCCGGAATTTATGCTCACAGGAGGAGTTGGCCTTTTAAAATCCTTTGTGTTTGCCTTGCTCTGCGTTTGGGTAGCAGGCTTACTCAGCAAAAAAGGTATTCGGCTGAAACTTTAA